Proteins from a genomic interval of Crassostrea angulata isolate pt1a10 chromosome 7, ASM2561291v2, whole genome shotgun sequence:
- the LOC128156351 gene encoding mucin-22-like isoform X1, with protein sequence MYGAERGYLDTKEEVINGVTEIGGWAAATNDQNQFIQATFSRPHLIRDIITQGRHGCCSQWVTSYSLQYSYDCKQWKTVGGVNATIFKGNADEDSKVTNKLSCPIWARCVRVVPKTWNSQIAMRLEFLGCPIKMPGAPTSPSSTAVNSAPPSTTLPVTTVHLPTGVASNYNPLDPVDCKRSLLAYNCSIPLIRQHCKHSCGNSSTNASTTITVSATTVNQNSASTVSASNATQLTATTSGANNATSPLATTSQQGNSQTSATQSSSSGSTNATQSIRLPSTPPPCDEYLVSGTNPVPDSHITASSEYGTHDPKHDYSAARARINNTETKNSQGVTQMGAWTADILDKNQYIRVELNQQSTIKAIVTKGRDGCCKQWVTKYVMMYSTDGKHWQEYGSNPAHVFKGNSDENSPEINTLSTPIQAKYVMIHPLEWNHHIAMRFDLIGCPIVQQTSPGVAQSTIISTTSTVQPTGSSLATTQTSQTTGSTTATSQTGSTITTQTTGSLKTTKTSPSTTSSQTSGSSASIQSTGPTTSSQTSGMSQSTQTTGSTSTTSTSLQTTGTSASTQSTGSTTTSSQMTGSSQSTQTTGSTTFSQTTGTSHSTQSTGSTTTSSQTSGTSKSTQSTGPSTTSSQTTGTFSISTTGSSSSSSQTTGSSASTQTTGSTPTSTQTTGSSPSPSTTGSSTTPSQTTGSSASTQTTGSTPTSTQTTGSSPSPSTTGSSTTPSQTTGSSAITQTTGSTPTSTQTTGSSPSPSTTGSSTTPSQTTGSSVSTQTTGSTPTSTQTTGSSPSPSTTGSSTTPLQTTGLSASTQTTGSTSTSTQTTGTSSTPTTGSSTTSSQMTATSPSTSTTGSSTTSLQTTGSSLSPSTTGLSTTSLQTTGSSLSPSTTGLSTTSSQTSGSSASTQTTGSSTASSQTTGTFSSTPITGSTTTSPQTSGTSPFTSTTGSSTTPSQTTGSSASIQTTGSTPTSTQTTGSSPSSSTTGLSTTPSQTTGSSASTQSTGSTTTSSQTTGTSTSTSTTGSSPTSLQTTGLSASTSTTGSTPTSMQATVTSPSTSLTGSTTTSSQTTGTAPSTSTTVSSTTSSQTTGTSLTSTTGSSTTSSQTTGSSALTQTTGSTSTSTQTTGTSPSTKTTGYTTTSAQTTGTSLSTSTTGSSTTSSQTTGTSLTSTTGSSTTSSQTTGTSPSTQTTGSTTTSAHMTGTSPSTPTTGSSTTSSQTTGTSLTSTTGSSTTSSQTTGTSPSTQTTGSSTTSAQTIGTSSSTPTTGSSTTSSQTTGSTALKQTTGSTTTSSQTTGTSSSTPTTRSTTTSSQTTRTSPSSSNTGSSTSTTQTTGKPLTSTTGSSTTSSQTTGTSPSTQTTGSTTTSAQTTGTSPSTPTTGSSTTSSQTTGTSPSTSTTGSSTTSSQTTGSTALKQTTGSTTTSSQTTGTSSSTPTTTSTTTSSRTTRTSPSSSNTGSSTSTTQTTGSSASTQTTGSTTTSSQTTVTSPSTPTTGSTTFSQTTGTSSSTSTIGSSTTSSQTSGTSSSPSTTGLSTTSSQTSGSSASTQTTGSTTTSSQTTGTSPSTPSTGYTTVSSQTTGISPSISNTGSSTTPSQTTGSSSTPTTGSSTTSSQTTGTSPSTSTIGSSTTSSQTSGTFSSPSTTGSTTTSSQTSGSSASTQTTGSTTSSSQTTGTSSSTPSTGYTIVSSQTTGISPSISNTGSSTTSSQTTGTSSTPTTGSSTTSSQMTAMSPSTSTTGSSTTSLQTTGSSPSPSTTGLSTTPSQTSGSSASTQTTGSTTTSSQTTVTSPSTSITGSTTISSQTTVTSPSTPTTGSTTTSTQTTRTFPSTSTTRPSTTSSQTTKTPLTSTTGSSTSSQTTGTSTSTPTTGSTTTSTQTTGTSPSTPTTGSTTTSTQTTGTSPSTPTTGSSTTSSQTTGTSPSTQITGSSTTSSQTTGSSALTQTTGPATTSSQTTGTSPSTSTTGSSTTSSQTTATSSTPTTGSSTTSSQTTGSFALTQTTGSATTSTPTTGTSPSTPTTGFTTTSTQTTGTSPTISSTGSSTTSTQTTGSSPTTSTTGSSTTSRQTAGTSSTPTTGSSTTSTQTTGSSASTQTTGSTSTSTQTTGTSPSTPTTGSTTTSAQTSGTSPFTSTKGSSTTSSQTTKKPLTSTAGSSTTPSLTSGSSSSTQTTGSTTMYTQMTRTSPSTPTTGSTTTSSQTTGTSPSTQTTGSTITSKQTTGTSPSTPTTGSSTTSSQTTGTSRSTQTSGSKTTSTQTSGTSPSTSTTGSSTTSSQTTGTSRSTQTSGSKTTSSQTTVTSPSTPTTGSLTTSTQTTGSSASTSTTGSTTTSYQTTVTSLSTPTTGSSTTSSQTTGSSASTSTTGSSTTSPQTNGTSPSTPTTGSSTTSSQTAGSSALTQTTGPATTSSQITVTSPSTSTTGSSTTSTQTTGSSASKQTTGSTTTSTQTTGTSPTTSTTGSSTTSSQTSGTSPSTQTTGSSTPSSQTTGSSASQKTKGSTTTLSQTSGTSQSTQTTGLTTSSHTSGMSSTPTTRLSTTLSQTTGTSPSIQTTGTTTTSSKTSGAFSSTQTTRPSTTTSQTSGTSPSTQTTGSSTTSSQTTGTSPSTQTTGSTTYSQTSGTSPLTQTTGYTTSPQTGTSFSTLTTGSSTATTPQTTGTVTSSNFVTNSSTTISTIAPLYNPKDPIDCKRAIASFGCSQPILITHCPLTCGAAPSSSVSSHSPLSATMAALTTSNARSTTTAAAQQMTTTTLKPKVHKSTPGSPSQTTAVIKTTTANILPSGSASFYDPRDPPDCMRTLLTYPCSLNIIQMHCKYSCASQKKPNG encoded by the exons ATGTACGGAGCGGAGAGGGGTTACCTCGATACAAAGGAAGAGGTTATCAATGGTGTAACGGAAATAGGGGGATGGGCGGCGGCCACCAACGACCAGAATCAGTTTATACAG gCGACGTTTTCTCGACCCCATTTGATCCGTGATATTATTACTCAAGGACGGCACGGATGCTGCTCACAATGGGTGACGTCATACAGCCTGCAGTACAGTTACGACTGCAAGCAATGGAAGACGGTTGGCGGAGTGAATGCCACG ATCTTTAAAGGAAATGCCGATGAAGATAGCAAAGTAACAAACAAACTATCTTGTCCTATTTGGGCAAGATGCGTCCGAGTTGTCCCCAAAACATGGAATAGCCAAATTGCTATGAGACTTGAGTTTTTGGGATGTCCAATCAAAATGCCAGGAGCCCCAACAA GTCCCTCCTCTACAGCTGTAAACAGTGCACCACCATCCACAACTCTACCCGTAACGACAGTCCACCTGCCGACAGGTGTGGCTTCTAACTATAACCCCTTGGACCCCGTGGACTGTAAACGCTCCCTGCTGGCCTACAACTGCAGTATCCCCCTCATTCGCCAGCACTGCAAGCATTCTTGTg GTAATTCTTCAACAAATGCTTCCACTACAATCACTGTCTCGGCGACAACAGTAAATCAAAACTCGGCATCAACCGTAAGTGCAAGCAACGCGACTCAGCTAACAGCAACAACCAGTGGCGCAAACAACGCAACATCTCCGCTAGCAACAACTAGTCAACAAG GAAATTCCCAAACATCGGCAACTCAGTCATCGTCCTCTGGATCTACTAACGCCACCCAGAGCATCCGCCTGCCTTCCACCCCAC cTCCCTGTGATGAATACCTCGTCTCTGGAACCAATCCTGTGCCAGATAGCCACATTACTGCTTCAAGTGAGTACGGAACACACGATCCGAAACACGACTATAGCGCGGCAAGAGCCCGGATTAACAATACCGAAACCAAGAACTCCCAGGGGGTCACGCAGATGGGGGCATGGACAGCAGATATTTTGGACAAGAACCAATACATACGG GTGGAGCTGAACCAGCAGAGCACAATCAAGGCCATTGTGACGAAAGGACGAGATGGCTGCTGCAAGCAGTGGGTGACAAAGTACGTTATGATGTATAGCACAGACGGAAAGCATTGGCAGGAATACGGCTCTAATCCAGCACAT GTTTTTAAGGGCAATTCAGATGAAAATTCACCAGAAATCAATACACTGTCAACCCCAATTCAAGCAAAATATGTAATGATACATCCATTAGAATGGAACCATCACATAGCAATGAGGTTTGACTTGATTGGATGTCCTATTGTTCAACAAACATCACCAGGTGTTGCACAAAGCACTATCATCTCTACAACATCAACAGTACAACCAACAGGCTCATCTTTAGCAACAACACAAACATCACAAACAACAGGATCTACAACAGCAACCTCACAGACTGGATCAACGATAACAACACAAACCACAGGATCCTTAAAAACAACTAAAACCTCTCCTTCAACCACATCCTCACAAACATCTGGATCCTCTGCTTCAATACAAAGCACAGGGCCAACAACATCTTCACAAACATCTGGAATGTCTCAATCAACACAAACCACAGGATCTACATCAACTACATCAACATCTTTGCAAACAACTGGGACCTCTGCTTCAACACAAAGCACAGGATCTACAACAACATCTTCCCAAATGACTGGAAGCTCTCAATCAACACAAACCACAGGGTCTACAACATTCTCACAAACAACTGGAACATCTCATTCAACACAAAGCACAGGCTCCACAACAACATCTTCACAAACATCTGGAACTTCTAAATCAACACAAAGTACAGGACCTTCAACAACATCCTCACAAACAACTGgaacattttcaatttcaacCACAGGgtcatcatcatcttcttcaCAAACAACTGGATCGTCTGCTTCAACACAAACTACAGGATCTACACCAACATCTACACAAACAACTGGATCATCTCCTTCACCCTCAACCACAGGGTCATCAACCACACCTTCACAAACAACTGGATCGTCTGCTTCAACACAAACTACAGGATCTACACCAACATCTACACAAACAACTGGATCATCTCCTTCACCCTCAACCACAGGGTCATCAACCACACCTTCACAAACAACTGGATCGTCTGCTATAACACAAACTACAGGATCTACACCAACATCTACACAAACAACTGGATCATCTCCTTCACCCTCAACCACAGGGTCTTCAACCACACCTTCACAAACAACTGGATCGTCTGTTTCAACACAAACTACAGGATCTACACCAACATCTACACAAACAACTGGATCATCTCCTTCACCCTCAACCACAGGGTCATCAACCACACCTTTACAAACAACTGGATTGTCTGCTTCAACACAAACTACAGGATCTACATCAACATCTACACAAACAACTGGAACATCTTCAACCCCAACCACTGGGTCATCAACAACATCCTCACAAATGACTGCAACATCTCCTTCAACCTCAACTACAGGGTCATCAACCACATCTTTACAAACCACTGGATCGTCTCTTTCACCCTCAACCACAGGGTTATCAACCACATCTTTACAAACCACTGGATCGTCTCTTTCACCCTCAACCACAGGGTTATCAACAACATCTTCACAAACGTCTGGATCATCTGCTTCAACACAAACTACAGGATCTTCAACAGCATCTTCACAAACAACTGGAACATTTTCTTCAACTCCAATCACGGGGTCTACAACAACATCCCCACAAACAAGTGGAACATCTCCTTTCACCTCAACCACAGGGTCATCAACCACACCTTCACAAACAACTGGATCATCTGCTTCAATACAAACTACAGGATCTACACCAACATCTACACAAACAACTGGATCATCTCCTTCATCCTCAACCACAGGGTTATCAACAACACCTTCACAAACAACTGGATCATCTGCTTCAACACAAAGCACAGGGTCTACAACAACATCCTCACAAACGACTGGAACATCTACTTCAACCTCAACTACAGGGTCATCACCCACATCTTTACAAACCACTGGATTATCTGCTTCAACCTCAACTACAGGATCTACACCAACATCTATGCAAGCAACTGTTACATCTCCTTCAACCTCACTTACAGGGTCTACAACAACATCCTCACAAACAACAGGAACAGCTCCTTCAACCTCAACTACAGTGTCATCAACAACATCCTCACAAACAACTGGAACATCTTTAACCTCAACCACAGGGTCCTCAACAACATCTTCACAAACGACTGGATCATCTGCTTTAACACAAACTACAGGGTCTACATCAACATCTACACAAACAACTGGAACTTCTCCTTCAACCAAAACCACAGGTTACACAACAACATCCGCACAAACAACTGGAACATCTCTTTCAACCTCAACTACAGGGTCATCAACAACATCCTCACAAACAACTGGAACATCTTTAACCTCAACCACAGGGTCATCAACAACATCTTCACAAACAACTGGAACATCTCCTTCAACCCAAACCACAGGGTCTACAACAACATCAGCACATATGACTGGAACATCTCCTTCAACCCCAACCACAGGGTCTTCAACAACATCCTCACAAACAACTGGAACATCTTTAACCTCAACCACAGGGTCATCAACAACATCTTCACAAACAACTGGAACATCTCCTTCAACCCAAACCACAGGGTCATCAACAACATCAGCACAAACGATTGGAACATCTTCTTCAACCCCAACCACAGGGTCTTCAACCACATCTTCACAAACAACTGGATCAACTGCTTTGAAACAAACTACAGGATCTACAACAACATCTTCACAAACAACTGGAACATCTTCTTCAACCCCAACCACAAGGTCTACAACAACATCCTCCCAAACAACCAGAACATCACCTTCAAGCTCAAACACAGGGTCATCAACATCAACTACACAAACAACTGGAAAACCTTTAACCTCAACCACAGGGTCATCAACAACATCTTCACAAACAACTGGAACATCCCCTTCAACCCAAACCACAGGGTCTACAACAACATCAGCACAAACGACTGGAACATCTCCTTCAACCCCAACCACAGGGTCTTCAACAACATCCTCACAAACAACTGGAACATCTCCTTCAACCTCAACTACAGGGTCATCAACCACATCTTCACAAACAACTGGATCAACTGCTTTGAAACAAACTACAGGATCAACAACAACATCTTCACAAACAACTGGAACATCTTCTTCAACCCCAACCACAACGTCTACAACAACATCCTCCCGAACAACCAGAACATCACCTTCAAGCTCAAACACAGGGTCATCAACATCGACTACACAAACGACTGGATCATCTGCTTCAACACAAACTACAGGATCTACAACAACATCTTCCCAAACCACTGTAACATCTCCTTCAACCCCAACCACAGGGTCTACAACATTCTCACAAACAACTGGAACTTCTTCTTCAACCTCGACTATAGGGTCATCAACAACATCTTCCCAAACATCTGGAACATCTTCTTCACCCTCAACTACAGGGTTATCAACAACATCTTCACAAACGTCTGGATCATCTGCTTCAACACAAACTACAGGATCTACAACAACATCTTCACAAACAACTGGAACATCTCCTTCAACCCCAAGCACAGGGTATACAACAGTATCCTCACAAACAACTGGAATATCTCCTTCAATCTCAAACACAGGGTCATCAACAACACCCTCACAAACAACTGGATCATCTTCAACCCCAACAACTGGGTCATCAACAACATCCTCACAAACAACTGGAACATCTCCTTCAACCTCAACTATAGGGTCATCAACAACATCTTCCCAAACATCTGGAACATTTTCTTCACCCTCAACTACAGGGTCAACAACAACATCTTCACAAACGTCTGGATCATCTGCTTCAACACAAACTACCGGATCTACAACATCATCTTCCCAAACCACTGGGACATCTTCTTCAACCCCAAGCACAGGGTATACAATAGTATCCTCACAAACAACTGGAATATCTCCTTCAATCTCAAACACAGGGTCATCAACAACATCCTCACAAACAACTGGAACATCTTCAACCCCAACCACAGGGTCTTCAACAACATCCTCACAAATGACTGCAATGTCTCCTTCAACCTCAACTACAGGGTCATCAACCACATCTTTACAAACCACTGGATCATCTCCTTCACCCTCAACCACAGGGTTATCAACAACACCTTCACAAACGTCTGGATCATCTGCTTCAACACAAACTACAGGATCTACAACAACATCTTCCCAAACAACTGTAACATCTCCTTCAACCTCAATTACAGGGTCTACAACAATATCCTCACAAACAACTGTAACATCTCCTTCAACCCCAACCACAGGGTCTACAACTACATCTACACAAACGACTAGAACTTTTCCTTCAACCTCAACTACAAGGCCATCAACAACATCTTCCCAAACAACTAAAACACCTTTAACCTCAACCACAGGGTCATCAACATCTTCACAAACCACTGGAACATCTACTTCAACTCCAACCACAGGCTCTACAACAACGTCTACACAAACAACTGGAACATCTCCTTCAACCCCAACCACAGGGTCTACAACAACATCTACACAAACAACTGGAACATCTCCTTCAACCCCAACCACAGGGTCATCAACAACATCTTCCCAAACGACTGGAACATCTCCTTCAACCCAAATCACAGGGTCATCAACTACATCTTCACAAACGACTGGATCATCTGCTTTAACACAAactacaggacctgcaacaacaTCCTCACAAACAACTGGAACATCTCCTTCAACCTCAACTACAGGGTCATCAACAACATCTTCTCAAACAACTGCAACATCTTCGACCCCAACTACAGGGTCATCAACTACATCTTCACAAACGACTGGATCATTTGCCTTAACACAAACTACGGGATCTGCTACAACATCTACACCAACTACTGGAACATCCCCTTCAACCCCAACCACAGGCTTTACAACAACATCTACACAAACGACTGGAACTTCTCCCACAATCTCATCTACAGGGTCGTCAACAACATCTACACAAACAACTGGATCATCTCCTACAACCTCAACCACAGGGTCATCAACTACATCCCGACAAACAGCCGGAACATCTTCAACCCCAACCACAGGGTCATCAACAACATCTACACAAACGACTGGATCATCTGCTTCAACTCAAACTACAGGGTCTACATCAACATCTACACAAACGACTGGAACTTCTCCTTCAACCCCAACCACAGGATCTACAACAACATCCGCCCAAACAAGTGGAACATCTCCATTTACCTCAACTAAAGGTTCATCAACAACATCTTCACAAACGACTAAAAAACCTTTAACTTCAACCGCAGGGTCATCAACAACACCTTCACTAACGTCTGGATCATCTTCTTCAACACAAACTACAGGATCTACAACAATGTATACACAAATGACTAGAACATCTCCTTCAACCCCAACCACAGGGTCAACAACAACATCTTCACAAACGACTGGAACATCCCCTTCAACCCAGACCACAGGGTCTACAATAACATCCAAACAAACAACTGGAACATCTCCTTCAACCCCAACCACAGGGTCATCAACAACATCTTCCCAAACCACTGGAACATCTCGTTCAACCCAAACCTCAGGGTCTAAAACAACATCTACACAAACAAGTGGAACATCTCCTTCAACTTCAACTACAGGGTCATCAACAACATCTTCCCAAACCACTGGAACATCTCGTTCAACCCAAACCTCAGGGTCTAAAACAACTTCTTCCCAAACAACTGTAACATCTCCTTCAACCCCAACCACAGGGTCATTAACAACATCAACACAAACAACTGGTTCATCTGCTTCAACCTCAACTACAGGGTCTACAACAACATCTTACCAAACAACTGTAACATCTCTTTCAACCCCAACCACAGGGTCATCAACAACATCTTCACAAACAACTGGATCATCTGCTTCAACCTCAACTACAGGGTCATCAACAACATCCCCACAAACAAATGGAACATCTCCTTCAACCCCAACCACAGGGTCATCAACTACATCTTCACAAACGGCTGGATCATCTGCTTTAACACAAactacaggacctgcaacaacaTCTTCCCAAATAACTGTAACATCTCCTTCAACCTCAACCACAGGGTCATCAACAACATCTACACAAACGACTGGATCATCTGCTTCAAAACAAACTACAGGATCTACAACAACATCTACACAAACAACTGGAACATCCCCTACAACCTCAACCACAGGGTCATCAACAACATCTTCCCAAACATCTGGAACCTCTCCATCAACCCAAACCACGGGGTCATCAACCCCATCTTCACAAACAACTGGATCGTCTGCTTCACAAAAAACCAAAGGGTCAACAACAACACTCTCACAAACATCAGGAACCTCTCAATCAACACAAACAACAGGGTTAACAACGTCCTCACATACATCTGGAATGTCTTCAACCCCAACCACAAGGTTATCAACCACATTGTCACAAACAACTGGAACCTCTCCATCAATACAAACCACAGGAACAACAACTACATCTTCAAAAACAAGTGGCGCCTTTTCTTCAACACAAACCACAAGACCTTCAACAACAACTTCACAAACATCTGGAACCTCTCCATCAACACAAACCACGGGGTCCTCAACCACATCTTCACAAACAACAGGAACCTCTCCTTCAACACAAACCACAGGATCTACAACATACTCACAAACGTCTGGAACCTCTCCTTTAACACAAACTACAGGATATACAACATCCCCACAAACTGGAACTTCTTTTTCAACACTAACCACAGGATCTTCAACAGCAACAACACCACAAACCACGGGAACTGTTACATCCAGTAATTTTGTAACAAATAGTTCTACTACCATTTCAACAATAGCTCCATTGTACAATCCAAAAGATCCAATTGACTGCAAACGAGCAATAGCTTCATTTGGATGTTCTCAACCAATTTTAATAACTCACTGTCCATTGACCTGTG gAGCAGCTCCAAGTAGTTCAGTTTCTTCACATTCACCTCTGTCAGCAACAATGGCCGCCCTCACTACCAGCAATGCAAGGTCTACCACTACTGCAG cAGCACAACAAATGACCACCACAACTTTAAAACCCAAAGTACACAAATCTACCCCGGGGAGCCCCTCTCAGACAACAGCTGTTATAAAGACAACAACAGCCAACATTCTTCCTTCTGGGTCAGCCTCGTTTTACGACCCTCGTGACCCCCCAGACTGCATGCGAACACTTCTAACGTATCCTTGCAGTCTCAACATCATACAAATGCATTGCAAATATTCATGTG catcACAAAAGAAGCCAAATGGATAA